The genomic region aaaaaaattaaaaataaaaattaaacaaatacaaaaaatttgttttttattccgacaaaaaatttaaaacaaaattgaaagaattaaaaaaaaaaacaaatatcaaataagaaaccaaaaatttatttttttaataaaaaaattatttttttattcctaacgtttttttattttattttgttatttttagttttaattttttttttcttcattctcCCCATTTTGTTTTAGAAGTTTTATAGGAAAgtacgaacaaatttttttttttcatttttttaattatgttcaAATAAACGCTTGCCGTTTTCCCATAAAAGCAGAACAATCAAGGCAAATTGAACAGGTAGTAGCAGTAGAGCAATCGTGGGATGCCACTTTAATAGCATGACTGTCTTAGCTGGTCTTGCAATAGACCATccagtgaaataaattttattacttcaaCGCGGATAATATGTAATAAAGGTGcctaaatcatttaaaaattgtCGGTAAAGCATCGACCTTTAGGGACACCCTACAAAAAATGTCCAACGTTTTAAAATCACAGATCTACAGAGGACAACAAACATCACCAAACGTACCAATTAATAGATTAACAAACTTAGCGAGCGAAGGATCGATTGTTGGATGacttgtgtggcatgtagcgaCATCTATGAGGACAGAGCTCATCTACAGCTAATGTTGCAAAGCgctgacaaaataaaaataaaaattagtatgtagTGCTTTCAGCTGAGTAAAACGGCCATCTTCATTTGCGAAAAATTCCGCCGCTCTAAGACCAAATCAAGCAGTCAGGCGCTCAGAATTCAACGTATTTTCTACTTCAAATACTACCATATGCGTGACTTTACCAAATCTGGCTGGCTTAGCAGCCGCAGTCATCTAcaatattttatcttttatcaGAGAGACGAAGTGGTTTCACCACATTGGGAATTAAAGGGAGAGCTTGAAGTAAAACTAGAGGTATCATGATGGACCTTTTATCCCATACAAGGAAATGAACTCAAAGTAAATAGTAACCCATCTTGAGGCCTATATGCAGACTTCTCCTCAGGCTGGTGCGGCTAATGTTGAGTAGCGAAATTTTATGATGAGTTGGTGCTCTCGTGCTTAGACGCAGACTATTGGAAATACCAGCAGAATTCCTGGTTTATCGAACCGGACAATAAACCGACGGGATAGCTCACGTGCCTATTCGCTGACTTCACTCAGTAATTTAGCTCTCTAAATTTCCCATTCTTGTGTGAACACTACGCCCACTATGACAGAAAGTTTCAATTATTTCCagtttcaccaccagtttcaagCGAATGATTTTGATTcgaaataaaagttttagcTAAATTTCAGTAAGCATGCGATTTAAATATTTCGACTTTTTTCTTGGGTACAACTGCagcgaaaacaaaaatgcacacAAAAACGTTTGTTTTGAAAGTTAcgtcaattaatttaattatgttttaatttttaataatcctATTTTTTATACCTAACTCCTTTGCAGATACTTCCCAACATCCTAGTCGCCGCTTCGGCCATTATCGCAGTCTCAGGCTACCAGTATCTGGGCGTACTAATCGCATCTCGTTATATTGACGGCATTTGTATTGGACTTGCCACAGTATCCTTTATAACGCACGTCAGTGAAATTTCCTCTGAACACCGTCGTGGTTTCTGTTTAGCTTTCGAACAAATCGGCCTCGCTATTGGTGTCTACATTCAAATGCTCTACACCGCACTCTGGATAACTGGGACTAACTTTAGCCCAAATCTTCTCATGGGCCTGTGCAATCTATTCTTCGGCTGTGTTGCTGCCTTTATGACATATACCCAAGTCGACTCGCCCGTTTTCCATATGCGAAAAGCTGATGAACCTAACGCTGTAGCCTGTGTAAATATTCTTTACCAGCCACCAATCATGACCGAAAACAAACAAGATATAATCACCGAAATCAAAATGTATGTGGCCATGAACACTACGATGTCAGTGGGCAAAAGTATATTGAAGGGATTGATGCCACTGATCAAAATGATAATCTATCGCAGCATGCTCTCGTTCATCATAGCGCTGCCGATTATGTTGGCGCTAAATAATGGTGGATTGGTGAGTGCACCAAACGTTATCAATTGGCATCCGATACTGTACGGATTTCTCGGCCTGCTCGGCCCCGTTGTGGGATCGACGACACTGGGTGGCATAGGACGCAAATGGTTGAGCTTGGGAGCTTTGGCAGTCGCAGGAGGCATGTTTCTCGGCGTGGGTATAATCTATCATGAAAAGTCAAATATgacaaatgacgtaaaaatgtcAATGGTTTGTGCCCTGCTGATGATCGCTCAATTTCTTGGCGGCATTTTCGCGCCCAGTACGACAGTTTACCTCGGCGAGGCATTCCCACTCAAGGTGAAACCCTATTTCATTGGAATTTGTGTGATTGTGCAAAATATTGTTGGATTGATTATAGTTGTCACATTCAACTACGATTCGTACAACGAGTTTGTTTTCTGCATCACCGTGGGcgtaattatgatttttttcgcTATTGTTTTCTGCTTCACGCTGCCAGAAACCAGAAAAACGAAACTGCGTGAGGCACAAGAACAATTCgcgtatttctttaattttaagatatCGTAATTCATAAGTTGTGAGCGGTCAGAACAGCTTTTTTAGaggaattttgtaattttataaagcTTTCGTAGCAATAAAACTGTGCTTAGCATTCGTCTGACTAATTTTGAAAAGCCTTTTAACAGTGTTTTTGCCACTGCGAAATAGAACTGTGCATTCGCGTAAACGATTTCTAAAAACTTTTGTTGAGTGTTTTTatcatttaataataataatttcataaccATAAAACTGTGCTCAGCACTCGCTTAACTGATTATTTAAAGCTCggcgaaaatattgctgttgcgAAAGCTTTATTCAACATATATTCAAAGCTTTCTCTATTGCTCTGCGAAAGTATTACTATTGTGaaagctttatttaatttaaattaaagcttTTACTTCAGCGacattatagaaaaattaaaaagagcgattatttgttatatttaacttaaagttttatatttcattattttactcGATTTAAAATTATAGCAATTTTCGTATATATtaagtttatataaatattattttataagcaTCACGAAGCATATCTATTGTTATTTTTAGAGTAttgtatttttatgaaaaactatTCCATAAGTTCGAATTATgagtataacaaaaaaaaaaatattaaaataaaatacgaaaataatatataaaaaaatattaaatcttagTCAGCTTGTGAATGAAAGATATAATTGTCCTTAGTCATAATTTCATGATAATATGTCGGCTCTATGGCGGAAGTTTGCCAAATGACCTTTAATTTTACAGCTCATTTTGCAATGCCCAGAAACTCATTTTCGTTCCCCAAAAACTTTCTAAGCCCCAGAATCAATATATTCAAAGTTTAGCTAAAGTGACCTTTAAATTTGAAGTTAGgattaaagtaaagtaaagcgaGGTGAAGTAAATTCaactaatgtacatataatatgtacatgaaTAAAAGGTGTCCGCCAAACCTGAATGGTGTGAGACTATTATTCGCAGGTGTACGGCTTCGAAACCCCATGCAATGGCAAAGACAATGGCTAACCtctgggtgtatttctgccatgagaaagctcctc from Anastrepha obliqua isolate idAnaObli1 chromosome 2, idAnaObli1_1.0, whole genome shotgun sequence harbors:
- the LOC129239438 gene encoding uncharacterized protein LOC129239438 is translated as MTVENVNSYSRLWVDRPQTLAVISDFFIFMTGGMNLAVSVGWSKSEYTQQFRICWYIGVAIGAFIAPPLVQWKRKRLFIILPNILVAASAIIAVSGYQYLGVLIASRYIDGICIGLATVSFITHVSEISSEHRRGFCLAFEQIGLAIGVYIQMLYTALWITGTNFSPNLLMGLCNLFFGCVAAFMTYTQVDSPVFHMRKADEPNAVACVNILYQPPIMTENKQDIITEIKMYVAMNTTMSVGKSILKGLMPLIKMIIYRSMLSFIIALPIMLALNNGGLVSAPNVINWHPILYGFLGLLGPVVGSTTLGGIGRKWLSLGALAVAGGMFLGVGIIYHEKSNMTNDVKMSMVCALLMIAQFLGGIFAPSTTVYLGEAFPLKVKPYFIGICVIVQNIVGLIIVVTFNYDSYNEFVFCITVGVIMIFFAIVFCFTLPETRKTKLREAQEQFAYFFNFKIS